In Bubalus kerabau isolate K-KA32 ecotype Philippines breed swamp buffalo chromosome 4, PCC_UOA_SB_1v2, whole genome shotgun sequence, one DNA window encodes the following:
- the FAM221B gene encoding protein FAM221B: MEADKVTEEPHTTLDAEESLSSKDPSAEDSQEPPIPESPLEPAVSETLLESLASESPVLPSTSQTPLDIHTSETPVEPSTSTTPLEHSASEVPLETLTPETQLETHIPKVLDQQLAFQTSSLGHASPDNPEEDFSESSSSESSWANRSIHTSEFEGFPKHSLSGSPSQVYLDTSTKVKEEEEEGEKEMDVADSNAHAAQPEHRLGYTIHPVVLAKQADLVDVAKAKHREKFGTQVSYLFQWEKDAALNAIQTGLYIGWRCPHYLWDCFRIGDESRCFCGHLLREHQIISDISVPCNMGQCRCLMFCFIPSRPEEVGEFWLKRRATFDPRSWRAQCRCKHSHEDHTATGSHSCRVKGCCCSCFESNFLCAACDRRWEEHETFFETEETRRRGGRPHGTDTVDTWHRPL, translated from the exons ATGGAAGCAGACAAGGTCACAGAAGAGCCTCATACCACCTTGGATGCAGAAGAGAGCCTTTCTTCAAAGGACCCCTCTGCTGAGGACTCACAGGAGCCCCCTATCCCTGAAAGCCCCTTAGAGCCTGCCGTCTCTGAAACCCTGTTAGAGTCCCTTGCCTCTGAATCTCCTGTGTTGCCCTCCACTTCCCAGACCCCTTTAGACATCCACACCTCTGAAACCCCTGTAGAGCCTTCCACCTCTACCACCCCTTTAGAACACTCTGCCTCTGAGGTCCCTTTGGAGACCCTTACCCCTGAGACCCAGTTGGAAACCCACATCCCCAAAGTCCTAGATCAACAACTTGCTTTTCAGACTTCGTCACTAGGCCATGCCTCCCCTGATAATCCAGAGGAAGATTTCTCTGAGTCTTCCTCCAGCGAGAGCTCATGGGCAAATAGGTCCATCCACACCTCTGAATTTGAAGGCTTTCCAAAGCACTCCCTTTCAGGCTCTCCATCCCAGGTCTACTTGGACACATCTACAAAagtgaaggaagaggaagaagagggcgAGAAAGAGATGGATGTCGCTGACAGTAACGCTCACGCAGCTCAGCCTGAACACCGGCTGG GTTATACCATCCACCCAGTGGTCCTTGCTAAACAGGCAGACCTGGTGGACGTGGCTAAGGCAAAGCACAGAGAGAAGTTTGGTACGCAAGTGAGTTATCTTTTCCAATGGGAGAAGGATGCAGCCCTGAATGCCATACAAACAG GTCTCTATATTGGCTGGCGCTGCCCCCATTATCTATGGGACTGTTTCCGAATTGGGGATGAGTCCAGGTGCTTTTGTGGACACTTGCTGAGAGAGCACCAGATCATCTCAG ACATATCCGTGCCCTGCAACATGGGCCAGTGCCGCTGCCTCATGTTCTGCTTCATCCCATCACGCCCAGAGGAGGTGGGTGAGTTCTGGCTCAAGAGACGGGCCACTTTTGACCCCAGGTCTTGGAGGGCCCAATGTCGCTGCAAACACAGCCATGAAGACCACACAGCTACTGGGTCCCATTCCTGCAGGGTCAAAG GCTGTTGCTGCAGCTGCTTTGAGTCTAATTTCCTCTGTGCGGCCTGTGACCGGCGCTGGGAGGAACATGAGACTTTCTTTGAGACTGAGGAGACCCGGCGGCGAGGAGGGAGGCCACACG
- the TMEM8B gene encoding transmembrane protein 8B isoform X1, translating to MAQPLSRPLVLSRSGSWPPTPPSPRFPNRFQFPPGSQRMPRSRFQLRRPLQSLTWAPSQPLALFHLFPQMPARPLCQPHSQNLLKPGSQRLPFFQSPSQPLLPSHPLPLHKSLCPAQPNSLSPSVPSSLCLPKSLPLPTSHSHTPPLYQPRLRSGLQLPSALLLLLLLSVLGPGAGGLFLTDYSTCSPRKLSPFRSFASTELFHFHVPEDTFLAVWNLIIFKEQGGTFGDHCPDQSVTVYFRSGAPPVINPLHTHFPGDTAVPGVFSLTLSWTLPNRTSGIFNVSSPLPGDWFLAAHLPQAHGHISVKGLQDECQYLLQPQLIVRRLLDVAVLVPGRPSEQTLSAHNRSALYKVFVPSFTYRVSAQLVCVGGRGASACPLTLRLRPKAPPLHNSSSVACGGASVCQLELALPPWGHWVYVRVETPSRGPGRTVRFQLCVWLQECPQPSLSRALVPGAAMNMPQSLGNQPLPPEPPSLRTPAEGPGATSPPEHCWPVRPTLRNELDTFSVHFYIFFGPSVALPPERPAVFALRLLPVLDSGGVLSLELQLNASSLHQENVTVFGCLTHEVPLSLGDAAVTCSKESLAGFLLTVSASSRVARLRIPFPQTGTWFLTLRSLCGVGPRFVRCLNATAEVRLRTFLSPCVDDCGPYGQCKLLRTHNYLYAACECKAGWRGWGCTDSADALTYGFQLLSTLLLCLSNLMFLPPVVLAIRSRYVLEAAVYTFTMFFSTFYHACDQPGIVVFCIMDYDVLQFCDFLGSLMSVWVTVIAMARLQPVVKQVLYLLGAMLLSMALQLDRHGLWNLLGPSLFALGILATAWYAASAAGTATRPHGAAGSSVCARAASSQAVPSCCMLLWRPETTTSTFTASGTCSSLAVWASCCPLVPRLTTGSPPEPGLGAAGTSCASMSRRSWALWAREGPLSAASVPAERGLGPALGELEPFLRAQSPSWGSSWEHGALSGLRDKLCFLRTWSLS from the exons aTGGCTCAGCCCTTGTCCCGGCCCCTTGTCCTATCCCGTTCTGGGTCTTGGCCCCCGACCCCGCCCTCGCCCCGCTTCCCAAATCGGTTCCAGTTCCCGCCTGGGTCCCAGCGAATGCCCAGATCCAGGTTCCAGCTCAGGCGCCCCCTCCAGTCCCTGACCTGGGCCCCATCCCAGCCCCTGGCCCTGTTTCACCTCTTTCCCCAAATGCCAGCCCGGCCCCTGTGCCAACCCCATTCTCAAAATTTGCTTAAGCCCGGGTCCCAACGCCTGCCCTTTTTCCAGTCCCCATCACAGCCCCTCCTTCCATCACACCCCCTACCCTTGCATAAGTCCCTGTGTCCAGCCCAGCCCAACTCTTTATCCCCGTCTGTGCCCTCATCTCTGTGTTTACCCAAGTCTCTCCCACTGCCCACCTCTCACTCTCATACCCCGCCCCTCTACCAGCCTCGACTCAGGTCTGGGCTCCAGCTGCCGTCAGCcttactgctgctgttgctgttgtctGTCCTTGGCCCAGGGGCTG GAGGCCTCTTCCTGACTGACTACTCCACCTGCTCACCCCGCAAGCTGAGTCCCTTCCGCTCCTTTGCCAGCACCGAGCTCTTCCACTTCCATGTGCCTGAAGACACGTTCCTGGCTGTGTGGAATCTCATCATCTTCAAAGAGCAGGGAGGGACCTTTGGGGACCACTGCCCAGACCAAAGTGTGACCGT GTATTTCCGGTCTGGGGCACCCCCTGTCATCAATCCCCTGCACACACACTTCCCAGGGGACACAGCTGTGCCTGGGGTTTTCTCACTGACTCTCAGCTGGACACTGCCCAACCGCACCTCCGGCATCTTTAACGTCAGCAGCCCCTTACCTGGGGACTGGTTCTTGGCTGCCCACCTTCCCCAGGCCCATGGCCACATCTCTGTCAAG GGTCTCCAGGATGAGTGTCAGTACCTCCTCCAGCCGCAGCTGATTGTTCGGCGTCTGCTGGACGTGGCCGTGCTGGTACCTGGGAGACCCTCTGAGCAGACCCTCTCTGCCCACAATCGCTCAGCCCTGTACAA ggTCTTCGTGCCCAGCTTCACTTACAGGGTTTCAGCACagctggtgtgtgtggggggccgTGGGGCATCCGCCTGCCCCCTGACACTGCGCCTACGTCCCAAGGCCCCACCCCTGCACAACTCAAGCTCTGTGGCCTGTGGAGGAGCCTCGGTATGCCAGCTGGAGCTGGCACTGCCCCCCTGGGGGCACTGGGTCTACGTGCGCGTGGAGACACCATCCCGGGGCCCCGGCAGGACCGTCCGCTTCCAGCTGTGCGTGTGGCTGCAAG AGTGCCCACAGCCCAGCCTATCCCGTGCCCTGGTCCCtggagctgctatgaacatgccCCAGTCACTGGGCAACCAGCCGCTGCCCCCAGAGCCACCATCCCTCAGGACCCCTGCCGAGGGGCCTGGGGCCACATCCCCACCTGAGCACTGCTGGCCGGTACGCCCGACGCTGCGCAATGAACTGGACACCTTCTCCGTCCACTTCTACATCTTCTTTGGCCCCAGCGTGGCCCTCCCTCCCGAGCGCCCGGCCGTGTTTGCCCTGAGGCTGCTGCCAGTGCTGGACAGCGGAGGTGTGCTCAGCCTGGAGCTCCAGCTCAACGCG AGCTCCCTGCACCAGGAAAATGTGACAGTGTTTGGATGCCTGACTCATGAGGTGCCCTTGAGCCTGGGGGATGCCGCAGTGACCTGTTCCAAAG AGTCCCTGGCCGGCTTCCTGCTCACGGTCAGTGCCTCCTCCAGAGTGGCCAGGCTGAGAATCCCGTTTCCGCAGACGGGGACCTGGTTCCTGACCTTGCGCTCCCTGTGTGGGGTGGGGCCTCG GTTCGTGCGATGCCTAAACGCGACCGCGGAGGTGCGGCTGCGAACTTTCCTGTCCCCGTGTGTAGATGACTGCGGGCCCTATGGCCAGTGCAAGCTGCTGCGCACGCACAACTACCTGTACGCGGCCTGCGAGTGCAAGGCCG gatggaggggctggggctgcacgGACAGTGCGGACGCGCTCACCTACGGGTTCCAGCTGCTGTCCACACTACTGCTCTGCCTGAGCAACCTCATGTTTTTGCCACCCGTGGTCCTGGCCATTCGGAGCCGATATGTGCTGGAAGCAGCTGTCTACACCTTCACCATGTTCTTCTCCACG ttCTACCATGCCTGTGACCAGCCTGGCATTGTGGTTTTCTGCATCATGGACTATGATGTGCTGCAGTTCTGTGACTTCCTGGGCTCCTTAATGTCCGTGTGGGTCACTGTCATTGCCATGGCTCGCTTACAGCCTGTGGTCAAGCAG GTGCTATACTTGCTGGGGGCgatgctgctgtccatggctCTGCAGCTTGACCGGCATGGACTCTGGAACCTGCTTGGACCGAGTCTCTTTGCTCTGGGGATCTTGGCCACAGCCTGG TACGCAGCGTCCGCCGCCGGCACTGCTACCCGCCCACATGGCGCCgctggctcttctgtctgtgccCGGGCAGCCTCATCGCAGGCAGTGCCATCCTGCTGTATGCTTTTGTGGAGACCCGAGACAACTACTTCTACATTCACAGCATCTGGCACATGCTCATCGCTGGCAGTGTGGGCTTCCTGCTGCCCCCTCGTGCCAAGACTGACCACCGGGTCCCCTCCGGAGCCCGGGCTCGGGGCTGCGGGTACCAGCTGTGCATCAATGAGCAGGAGGAGCTGGGCCTTGTGGGCCCGGGAGGGGCCACTGTCAGCAGCATCTGTGCCAGCTGAGAGGGGCTTAGGGCCGGCCCTGGGAGAACTGGAACCCTTCCTCAGGGCACAGAGCCCTTCCTGGGGTTCCTCCTGGGAGCATGGAGCCCTCTCAGGGCTAAGAGACAAGTTGTGTTTCTTGAGGACATGGAGTCTTTCTTAA
- the TMEM8B gene encoding transmembrane protein 8B isoform X2 codes for MAQPLSRPLVLSRSGSWPPTPPSPRFPNRFQFPPGSQRMPRSRFQLRRPLQSLTWAPSQPLALFHLFPQMPARPLCQPHSQNLLKPGSQRLPFFQSPSQPLLPSHPLPLHKSLCPAQPNSLSPSVPSSLCLPKSLPLPTSHSHTPPLYQPRLRSGLQLPSALLLLLLLSVLGPGAGGLFLTDYSTCSPRKLSPFRSFASTELFHFHVPEDTFLAVWNLIIFKEQGGTFGDHCPDQSVTVYFRSGAPPVINPLHTHFPGDTAVPGVFSLTLSWTLPNRTSGIFNVSSPLPGDWFLAAHLPQAHGHISVKGLQDECQYLLQPQLIVRRLLDVAVLVPGRPSEQTLSAHNRSALYKVFVPSFTYRVSAQLVCVGGRGASACPLTLRLRPKAPPLHNSSSVACGGASVCQLELALPPWGHWVYVRVETPSRGPGRTVRFQLCVWLQECPQPSLSRALVPGAAMNMPQSLGNQPLPPEPPSLRTPAEGPGATSPPEHCWPVRPTLRNELDTFSVHFYIFFGPSVALPPERPAVFALRLLPVLDSGGVLSLELQLNASSLHQENVTVFGCLTHEVPLSLGDAAVTCSKESLAGFLLTVSASSRVARLRIPFPQTGTWFLTLRSLCGVGPRFVRCLNATAEVRLRTFLSPCVDDCGPYGQCKLLRTHNYLYAACECKAGWRGWGCTDSADALTYGFQLLSTLLLCLSNLMFLPPVVLAIRSRYVLEAAVYTFTMFFSTFYHACDQPGIVVFCIMDYDVLQFCDFLGSLMSVWVTVIAMARLQPVVKQVLYLLGAMLLSMALQLDRHGLWNLLGPSLFALGILATAWTVRSVRRRHCYPPTWRRWLFCLCPGSLIAGSAILLYAFVETRDNYFYIHSIWHMLIAGSVGFLLPPRAKTDHRVPSGARARGCGYQLCINEQEELGLVGPGGATVSSICAS; via the exons aTGGCTCAGCCCTTGTCCCGGCCCCTTGTCCTATCCCGTTCTGGGTCTTGGCCCCCGACCCCGCCCTCGCCCCGCTTCCCAAATCGGTTCCAGTTCCCGCCTGGGTCCCAGCGAATGCCCAGATCCAGGTTCCAGCTCAGGCGCCCCCTCCAGTCCCTGACCTGGGCCCCATCCCAGCCCCTGGCCCTGTTTCACCTCTTTCCCCAAATGCCAGCCCGGCCCCTGTGCCAACCCCATTCTCAAAATTTGCTTAAGCCCGGGTCCCAACGCCTGCCCTTTTTCCAGTCCCCATCACAGCCCCTCCTTCCATCACACCCCCTACCCTTGCATAAGTCCCTGTGTCCAGCCCAGCCCAACTCTTTATCCCCGTCTGTGCCCTCATCTCTGTGTTTACCCAAGTCTCTCCCACTGCCCACCTCTCACTCTCATACCCCGCCCCTCTACCAGCCTCGACTCAGGTCTGGGCTCCAGCTGCCGTCAGCcttactgctgctgttgctgttgtctGTCCTTGGCCCAGGGGCTG GAGGCCTCTTCCTGACTGACTACTCCACCTGCTCACCCCGCAAGCTGAGTCCCTTCCGCTCCTTTGCCAGCACCGAGCTCTTCCACTTCCATGTGCCTGAAGACACGTTCCTGGCTGTGTGGAATCTCATCATCTTCAAAGAGCAGGGAGGGACCTTTGGGGACCACTGCCCAGACCAAAGTGTGACCGT GTATTTCCGGTCTGGGGCACCCCCTGTCATCAATCCCCTGCACACACACTTCCCAGGGGACACAGCTGTGCCTGGGGTTTTCTCACTGACTCTCAGCTGGACACTGCCCAACCGCACCTCCGGCATCTTTAACGTCAGCAGCCCCTTACCTGGGGACTGGTTCTTGGCTGCCCACCTTCCCCAGGCCCATGGCCACATCTCTGTCAAG GGTCTCCAGGATGAGTGTCAGTACCTCCTCCAGCCGCAGCTGATTGTTCGGCGTCTGCTGGACGTGGCCGTGCTGGTACCTGGGAGACCCTCTGAGCAGACCCTCTCTGCCCACAATCGCTCAGCCCTGTACAA ggTCTTCGTGCCCAGCTTCACTTACAGGGTTTCAGCACagctggtgtgtgtggggggccgTGGGGCATCCGCCTGCCCCCTGACACTGCGCCTACGTCCCAAGGCCCCACCCCTGCACAACTCAAGCTCTGTGGCCTGTGGAGGAGCCTCGGTATGCCAGCTGGAGCTGGCACTGCCCCCCTGGGGGCACTGGGTCTACGTGCGCGTGGAGACACCATCCCGGGGCCCCGGCAGGACCGTCCGCTTCCAGCTGTGCGTGTGGCTGCAAG AGTGCCCACAGCCCAGCCTATCCCGTGCCCTGGTCCCtggagctgctatgaacatgccCCAGTCACTGGGCAACCAGCCGCTGCCCCCAGAGCCACCATCCCTCAGGACCCCTGCCGAGGGGCCTGGGGCCACATCCCCACCTGAGCACTGCTGGCCGGTACGCCCGACGCTGCGCAATGAACTGGACACCTTCTCCGTCCACTTCTACATCTTCTTTGGCCCCAGCGTGGCCCTCCCTCCCGAGCGCCCGGCCGTGTTTGCCCTGAGGCTGCTGCCAGTGCTGGACAGCGGAGGTGTGCTCAGCCTGGAGCTCCAGCTCAACGCG AGCTCCCTGCACCAGGAAAATGTGACAGTGTTTGGATGCCTGACTCATGAGGTGCCCTTGAGCCTGGGGGATGCCGCAGTGACCTGTTCCAAAG AGTCCCTGGCCGGCTTCCTGCTCACGGTCAGTGCCTCCTCCAGAGTGGCCAGGCTGAGAATCCCGTTTCCGCAGACGGGGACCTGGTTCCTGACCTTGCGCTCCCTGTGTGGGGTGGGGCCTCG GTTCGTGCGATGCCTAAACGCGACCGCGGAGGTGCGGCTGCGAACTTTCCTGTCCCCGTGTGTAGATGACTGCGGGCCCTATGGCCAGTGCAAGCTGCTGCGCACGCACAACTACCTGTACGCGGCCTGCGAGTGCAAGGCCG gatggaggggctggggctgcacgGACAGTGCGGACGCGCTCACCTACGGGTTCCAGCTGCTGTCCACACTACTGCTCTGCCTGAGCAACCTCATGTTTTTGCCACCCGTGGTCCTGGCCATTCGGAGCCGATATGTGCTGGAAGCAGCTGTCTACACCTTCACCATGTTCTTCTCCACG ttCTACCATGCCTGTGACCAGCCTGGCATTGTGGTTTTCTGCATCATGGACTATGATGTGCTGCAGTTCTGTGACTTCCTGGGCTCCTTAATGTCCGTGTGGGTCACTGTCATTGCCATGGCTCGCTTACAGCCTGTGGTCAAGCAG GTGCTATACTTGCTGGGGGCgatgctgctgtccatggctCTGCAGCTTGACCGGCATGGACTCTGGAACCTGCTTGGACCGAGTCTCTTTGCTCTGGGGATCTTGGCCACAGCCTGG ACAGTACGCAGCGTCCGCCGCCGGCACTGCTACCCGCCCACATGGCGCCgctggctcttctgtctgtgccCGGGCAGCCTCATCGCAGGCAGTGCCATCCTGCTGTATGCTTTTGTGGAGACCCGAGACAACTACTTCTACATTCACAGCATCTGGCACATGCTCATCGCTGGCAGTGTGGGCTTCCTGCTGCCCCCTCGTGCCAAGACTGACCACCGGGTCCCCTCCGGAGCCCGGGCTCGGGGCTGCGGGTACCAGCTGTGCATCAATGAGCAGGAGGAGCTGGGCCTTGTGGGCCCGGGAGGGGCCACTGTCAGCAGCATCTGTGCCAGCTGA
- the TMEM8B gene encoding transmembrane protein 8B isoform X3, protein MAQPLSRPLVLSRSGSWPPTPPSPRFPNRFQFPPGSQRMPRSRFQLRRPLQSLTWAPSQPLALFHLFPQMPARPLCQPHSQNLLKPGSQRLPFFQSPSQPLLPSHPLPLHKSLCPAQPNSLSPSVPSSLCLPKSLPLPTSHSHTPPLYQPRLRSGLQLPSALLLLLLLSVLGPGAGGLFLTDYSTCSPRKLSPFRSFASTELFHFHVPEDTFLAVWNLIIFKEQGGTFGDHCPDQSVTVYFRSGAPPVINPLHTHFPGDTAVPGVFSLTLSWTLPNRTSGIFNVSSPLPGDWFLAAHLPQAHGHISVKGLQDECQYLLQPQLIVRRLLDVAVLVPGRPSEQTLSAHNRSALYKVFVPSFTYRVSAQLVCVGGRGASACPLTLRLRPKAPPLHNSSSVACGGASVCQLELALPPWGHWVYVRVETPSRGPGRTVRFQLCVWLQECPQPSLSRALVPGAAMNMPQSLGNQPLPPEPPSLRTPAEGPGATSPPEHCWPVRPTLRNELDTFSVHFYIFFGPSVALPPERPAVFALRLLPVLDSGGVLSLELQLNASSLHQENVTVFGCLTHEVPLSLGDAAVTCSKESLAGFLLTVSASSRVARLRIPFPQTGTWFLTLRSLCGVGPRFVRCLNATAEVRLRTFLSPCVDDCGPYGQCKLLRTHNYLYAACECKAGWRGWGCTDSADALTYGFQLLSTLLLCLSNLMFLPPVVLAIRSRYVLEAAVYTFTMFFSTFYHACDQPGIVVFCIMDYDVLQFCDFLGSLMSVWVTVIAMARLQPVVKQTVRSVRRRHCYPPTWRRWLFCLCPGSLIAGSAILLYAFVETRDNYFYIHSIWHMLIAGSVGFLLPPRAKTDHRVPSGARARGCGYQLCINEQEELGLVGPGGATVSSICAS, encoded by the exons aTGGCTCAGCCCTTGTCCCGGCCCCTTGTCCTATCCCGTTCTGGGTCTTGGCCCCCGACCCCGCCCTCGCCCCGCTTCCCAAATCGGTTCCAGTTCCCGCCTGGGTCCCAGCGAATGCCCAGATCCAGGTTCCAGCTCAGGCGCCCCCTCCAGTCCCTGACCTGGGCCCCATCCCAGCCCCTGGCCCTGTTTCACCTCTTTCCCCAAATGCCAGCCCGGCCCCTGTGCCAACCCCATTCTCAAAATTTGCTTAAGCCCGGGTCCCAACGCCTGCCCTTTTTCCAGTCCCCATCACAGCCCCTCCTTCCATCACACCCCCTACCCTTGCATAAGTCCCTGTGTCCAGCCCAGCCCAACTCTTTATCCCCGTCTGTGCCCTCATCTCTGTGTTTACCCAAGTCTCTCCCACTGCCCACCTCTCACTCTCATACCCCGCCCCTCTACCAGCCTCGACTCAGGTCTGGGCTCCAGCTGCCGTCAGCcttactgctgctgttgctgttgtctGTCCTTGGCCCAGGGGCTG GAGGCCTCTTCCTGACTGACTACTCCACCTGCTCACCCCGCAAGCTGAGTCCCTTCCGCTCCTTTGCCAGCACCGAGCTCTTCCACTTCCATGTGCCTGAAGACACGTTCCTGGCTGTGTGGAATCTCATCATCTTCAAAGAGCAGGGAGGGACCTTTGGGGACCACTGCCCAGACCAAAGTGTGACCGT GTATTTCCGGTCTGGGGCACCCCCTGTCATCAATCCCCTGCACACACACTTCCCAGGGGACACAGCTGTGCCTGGGGTTTTCTCACTGACTCTCAGCTGGACACTGCCCAACCGCACCTCCGGCATCTTTAACGTCAGCAGCCCCTTACCTGGGGACTGGTTCTTGGCTGCCCACCTTCCCCAGGCCCATGGCCACATCTCTGTCAAG GGTCTCCAGGATGAGTGTCAGTACCTCCTCCAGCCGCAGCTGATTGTTCGGCGTCTGCTGGACGTGGCCGTGCTGGTACCTGGGAGACCCTCTGAGCAGACCCTCTCTGCCCACAATCGCTCAGCCCTGTACAA ggTCTTCGTGCCCAGCTTCACTTACAGGGTTTCAGCACagctggtgtgtgtggggggccgTGGGGCATCCGCCTGCCCCCTGACACTGCGCCTACGTCCCAAGGCCCCACCCCTGCACAACTCAAGCTCTGTGGCCTGTGGAGGAGCCTCGGTATGCCAGCTGGAGCTGGCACTGCCCCCCTGGGGGCACTGGGTCTACGTGCGCGTGGAGACACCATCCCGGGGCCCCGGCAGGACCGTCCGCTTCCAGCTGTGCGTGTGGCTGCAAG AGTGCCCACAGCCCAGCCTATCCCGTGCCCTGGTCCCtggagctgctatgaacatgccCCAGTCACTGGGCAACCAGCCGCTGCCCCCAGAGCCACCATCCCTCAGGACCCCTGCCGAGGGGCCTGGGGCCACATCCCCACCTGAGCACTGCTGGCCGGTACGCCCGACGCTGCGCAATGAACTGGACACCTTCTCCGTCCACTTCTACATCTTCTTTGGCCCCAGCGTGGCCCTCCCTCCCGAGCGCCCGGCCGTGTTTGCCCTGAGGCTGCTGCCAGTGCTGGACAGCGGAGGTGTGCTCAGCCTGGAGCTCCAGCTCAACGCG AGCTCCCTGCACCAGGAAAATGTGACAGTGTTTGGATGCCTGACTCATGAGGTGCCCTTGAGCCTGGGGGATGCCGCAGTGACCTGTTCCAAAG AGTCCCTGGCCGGCTTCCTGCTCACGGTCAGTGCCTCCTCCAGAGTGGCCAGGCTGAGAATCCCGTTTCCGCAGACGGGGACCTGGTTCCTGACCTTGCGCTCCCTGTGTGGGGTGGGGCCTCG GTTCGTGCGATGCCTAAACGCGACCGCGGAGGTGCGGCTGCGAACTTTCCTGTCCCCGTGTGTAGATGACTGCGGGCCCTATGGCCAGTGCAAGCTGCTGCGCACGCACAACTACCTGTACGCGGCCTGCGAGTGCAAGGCCG gatggaggggctggggctgcacgGACAGTGCGGACGCGCTCACCTACGGGTTCCAGCTGCTGTCCACACTACTGCTCTGCCTGAGCAACCTCATGTTTTTGCCACCCGTGGTCCTGGCCATTCGGAGCCGATATGTGCTGGAAGCAGCTGTCTACACCTTCACCATGTTCTTCTCCACG ttCTACCATGCCTGTGACCAGCCTGGCATTGTGGTTTTCTGCATCATGGACTATGATGTGCTGCAGTTCTGTGACTTCCTGGGCTCCTTAATGTCCGTGTGGGTCACTGTCATTGCCATGGCTCGCTTACAGCCTGTGGTCAAGCAG ACAGTACGCAGCGTCCGCCGCCGGCACTGCTACCCGCCCACATGGCGCCgctggctcttctgtctgtgccCGGGCAGCCTCATCGCAGGCAGTGCCATCCTGCTGTATGCTTTTGTGGAGACCCGAGACAACTACTTCTACATTCACAGCATCTGGCACATGCTCATCGCTGGCAGTGTGGGCTTCCTGCTGCCCCCTCGTGCCAAGACTGACCACCGGGTCCCCTCCGGAGCCCGGGCTCGGGGCTGCGGGTACCAGCTGTGCATCAATGAGCAGGAGGAGCTGGGCCTTGTGGGCCCGGGAGGGGCCACTGTCAGCAGCATCTGTGCCAGCTGA
- the LOC129650230 gene encoding olfactory receptor 13C7-like: MRWMESETNGANQTVMTEFVLLGLHDHHNLEMVLFVLCLGIYSVNVLGNALLIGLNMLDPRLHTPMYFFLSNLALMDISGTSSFVPLMLVNFLETQSTISFPGCALQMYLTLALGSTECVLLAMMACDRYVAICQPLRYSELMNRQTCTWMVALSWGAAFANSLLQSILTWSLPFCGHNIINHFFCEILAVLKLACGDISLNALLIMVASAVLTLAPLLLIFLSYVFILTAILRVPSAAGRHKAFSNCSAHLTVVVIFYGTISFMYFKPKAKDLYLDKLLALFYGVVTPSLNPIIYSLRNAEVKAATIALLRGDLLSRKMAPFPVVL; this comes from the coding sequence atgagatggatggagAGTGAGACAAATGGGGCAAACCAGACGGTCATGACAGAGTTTGTCCTGCTGGGGCTACATGACCACCACAACCTAGAGATGGTCCTGTTTGTGCTCTGCCTGGGCATCTACTCTGTGAATGTGCTGGGGAATGCCCTCCTCATTGGGCTGAACATGCTGGACCCCCgcctgcacacccccatgtacttcttcctcagcaACCTCGCCCTCATGGACATCTCTGGCACATCCTCCTTCGTGCCTCTCATGCTGGTCAACTTCCTGGAAACCCAAAGCACAATCTCCTTCCCTGGCTGTGCCCTGCAGATGTACCTGACCCTGGCGCTGGGCTCCACGGAGTGTGTGCTCCTGGCCATGATGGCGTGTGACCGGTACGTGGCCATCTGCCAGCCGCTTCGCTACTCAGAGCTCATGAACCGGCAGACGTGCACGTGGATGGTGGCACTGAGCTGGGGGGCAGCCTTTGCCAACTCCCTTCTCCAATCCATTCTCACCTGGAGCCTCCCCTTCTGTGGCCACAATATCATCAACCACTTCTTCTGTGAGATCTTGGCGGTGCTGAAACTAGCCTGTGGGGACATCTCTCTCAATGCACTGCTAATAATGGTGGCTTCAGCTGTCTTGACGCTGGCCCCGCTGCTGCTCATCTTCCTGTCCTACGTGTTCATCCTCACTGCCATCCTGAGGGTGCCCTCTGCTGCCGGCCGGCACAAAGCCTTCTCTAACTGCTCTGCCCACCTCACAGTGGTGGTGATTTTCTATGGGACTATCTCCTTCATGTACTTCAAGCCCAAGGCCAAGGACCTCTACTTGGATAAGCTCCTTGCATTGTTCTACGGGGTCGTGACCCCGTCGCTGAACCCCATCATCTACAGCCTAAGGAACGCAGAAGTGAAAGCTGCCACCATAGCTCTGCTGAGGGGAGATCTCCTCTCCAGGAAGATGGCCCCCTTTCCTGTTGTTCTCTAA